A genomic window from Streptomyces sp. HUAS YS2 includes:
- a CDS encoding LacI family DNA-binding transcriptional regulator encodes MGGVTIPLPRGAGGGAPRLADLAAQSGVSEATVSRVLNGKVGVADATRHKVLAALDVLGYERPVRLRRRSAGLVGLVVPELINPIFPAFAQVVEQVLAGHGYTPVLCTQMPGGATEDELVEQLVERGVAGIVFLSGLHADATADPGRYVELAARGVPFVLINGFNERIDANFVSPDDRSAARMAVQHLVDLGHERIGLAIGPTRYVPSRRKAEGFTAALHGLLGMERAAAEAHVRPTLFGVEGGHAAADLLLDQGCTAIVCGSDLMALGAIRAVRARGLDVPRDVSVVGFDDSPLIAFTDPPLTTVRQPVQAMATAAVGTLIEEIEGNPVQRTEFVFQPELVVRGSTAQGPQLLS; translated from the coding sequence GTGGGCGGTGTGACGATCCCCCTGCCGCGGGGCGCCGGAGGGGGCGCCCCGCGGCTCGCGGACCTCGCGGCCCAGTCCGGGGTCAGCGAGGCCACCGTCAGCCGGGTGCTCAACGGCAAGGTGGGCGTGGCCGACGCGACCCGGCACAAGGTGCTGGCCGCGCTCGACGTGCTCGGCTACGAGCGGCCGGTCCGGCTGAGACGGCGCAGCGCCGGCCTGGTCGGCCTGGTCGTGCCGGAGCTGATCAACCCGATCTTCCCGGCGTTTGCGCAGGTCGTGGAGCAGGTGCTCGCCGGGCACGGCTACACCCCGGTGCTGTGCACCCAGATGCCCGGCGGCGCGACCGAGGACGAACTCGTCGAGCAGCTGGTGGAGCGGGGTGTCGCCGGCATCGTCTTCCTGTCCGGGCTGCACGCCGACGCCACCGCCGATCCCGGGCGGTACGTCGAACTGGCCGCCCGGGGCGTCCCGTTCGTCCTCATCAACGGCTTCAACGAGCGCATCGACGCCAACTTCGTCTCGCCGGACGACCGTTCGGCGGCACGGATGGCCGTCCAGCACCTGGTGGACCTGGGGCACGAGCGGATCGGCCTGGCCATCGGCCCGACCCGGTACGTGCCGTCCCGGCGCAAGGCGGAGGGGTTCACCGCCGCGCTGCACGGCCTGCTCGGCATGGAGCGGGCGGCGGCGGAGGCGCACGTCCGGCCGACGCTGTTCGGCGTCGAGGGCGGTCACGCGGCCGCCGACCTGCTGCTCGACCAGGGCTGCACGGCGATCGTCTGCGGCTCCGACCTGATGGCACTGGGCGCGATCCGCGCCGTACGGGCGCGCGGGCTCGACGTGCCCCGGGACGTCTCCGTCGTCGGCTTCGACGACTCCCCGCTGATCGCGTTCACCGACCCGCCGCTGACGACGGTGCGGCAGCCCGTGCAGGCGATGGCGACGGCGGCGGTGGGCACGCTGATCGAGGAGATCGAGGGGAACCCCGTGCAGCGCACGGAGTTCGTGTTCCAGCCGGAGCTGGTGGTGCGCGGTTCGACCGCGCAGGGGCCGCAACTTCTTTCGTAA
- a CDS encoding carbohydrate-binding module family 20 domain-containing protein, with amino-acid sequence MARRTVAAALALVAGAAVAVTAPPTAQAAPPGEKDVTAVMFEWKFASVAKACTEQLGPAGYGYVQVSPPQERIQGSAWWTAYQPVSYRIAGPLGDRTAFRSMVDTCHAAGVKVVADSVINHMANASGTGTGGTSFSKYDYPGLYSGADMDDCRATIGGYTNRAEVQNCELVGLPDLDTGEDWVRGRIAGYLNDLLSLGVDGFRIDAAKHMPAADLANIKSRLTNPSVYWKQEAIYGAGEAVSPSEYLGNGDVQEFRYARDLKRVFQNEKLAYLKNFGEGWGYMPSGQSGVFVDNHDTERVGDTLNYKDGANYTLASVFMLAWPYGSPDVHSGYEWSDKDAGAPGGGQVSACYTGGWKCQHAWREIASMVGFRNAARGQGMTDWWDNGGNAIAFGRGAKAYVAINHEAGALTRTFQTSLPAGTYCDVQRDTAVTVNTSGQFTATLAPNTAVALHANARTCAAPVAAGASFNVTATTSPGQNIYVTGNRTELGNWSPSAALKLDPASYPVWKLTASLPAGTAFEYKYLRKDAAGNVTWESGANRVATVPASGQVVLNDTFRS; translated from the coding sequence ATGGCCAGAAGGACCGTGGCCGCTGCACTCGCCCTCGTGGCGGGAGCCGCTGTGGCCGTCACGGCACCCCCCACCGCGCAGGCCGCTCCCCCCGGTGAGAAGGACGTCACCGCGGTGATGTTCGAGTGGAAGTTCGCCTCGGTGGCGAAGGCGTGCACGGAGCAGCTCGGGCCGGCGGGGTACGGGTACGTCCAGGTCTCGCCGCCCCAGGAGCGCATCCAGGGCTCGGCGTGGTGGACCGCGTACCAGCCGGTCAGCTACCGGATCGCGGGCCCGCTGGGCGACCGCACCGCCTTCAGGAGCATGGTGGACACCTGCCATGCGGCGGGGGTGAAGGTCGTCGCGGACTCCGTCATCAACCACATGGCGAACGCGTCGGGCACGGGAACGGGCGGGACCTCGTTCTCGAAGTACGACTACCCGGGGCTCTACTCCGGCGCCGACATGGACGACTGCCGCGCCACGATCGGCGGCTACACGAACCGCGCCGAGGTCCAGAACTGCGAACTCGTCGGCCTGCCCGACCTGGACACCGGCGAGGACTGGGTACGCGGCCGGATCGCCGGCTACCTGAACGACCTGCTGTCGCTGGGCGTCGACGGCTTCCGGATCGACGCGGCGAAGCACATGCCGGCGGCCGATCTCGCGAACATCAAGTCGCGCCTCACGAACCCGTCCGTGTACTGGAAGCAGGAAGCGATATACGGGGCCGGTGAGGCCGTCTCGCCGAGCGAGTACCTCGGCAACGGGGACGTGCAGGAGTTCCGCTACGCGCGGGACCTCAAGCGGGTCTTCCAGAACGAGAAGCTCGCGTACCTGAAGAACTTCGGCGAGGGCTGGGGCTACATGCCGTCCGGCCAGTCCGGCGTCTTCGTCGACAACCACGACACGGAACGCGTCGGCGACACGCTCAACTACAAGGACGGCGCCAACTACACGCTGGCGTCGGTCTTCATGCTCGCCTGGCCGTACGGTTCGCCGGACGTCCACTCGGGCTACGAGTGGTCCGACAAGGACGCGGGCGCGCCGGGCGGCGGCCAGGTGAGCGCGTGTTACACCGGCGGCTGGAAGTGCCAGCACGCCTGGCGCGAGATCGCCTCGATGGTCGGCTTCCGCAACGCGGCGCGCGGCCAGGGCATGACGGACTGGTGGGACAACGGCGGCAACGCGATCGCTTTCGGCCGGGGCGCGAAGGCGTATGTGGCCATCAACCACGAGGCCGGGGCGCTGACCCGCACGTTCCAGACGTCGCTTCCGGCGGGCACTTACTGCGACGTGCAGCGCGACACGGCGGTGACGGTGAATACCTCCGGCCAGTTCACGGCGACGCTCGCGCCGAACACGGCGGTGGCGCTGCACGCGAACGCGCGGACGTGCGCGGCGCCGGTGGCGGCCGGAGCGTCGTTCAACGTCACCGCGACGACGTCGCCGGGCCAGAACATCTACGTCACCGGCAACCGCACCGAACTCGGCAACTGGTCCCCGTCCGCCGCGCTCAAGCTCGACCCTGCGTCGTACCCGGTCTGGAAGCTGACGGCCTCCCTGCCCGCCGGAACGGCCTTCGAGTACAAGTACCTCCGCAAGGACGCGGCCGGCAACGTGACCTGGGAGTCCGGCGCGAACCGCGTCGCGACCGTTCCCGCCTCGGGCCAGGTCGTCCTGAACGACACCTTCCGCAGCTGA
- the pulA gene encoding pullulanase-type alpha-1,6-glucosidase: MIRKRTAAVVATALCAALVPALPATAKAPPPPPSDKTLAAQPARHDLTREQFYFVLPDRFANGDAANDRGGLTGTRLETGFDPADKGFYQGGDLKGLTQKLDYIKGLGTTAIWMAPIFKNRPVQGTGKDASAGYHGYWITDFTQVDPHFGTNADLEKLIDAAHAKGMKVFFDVITNHTADTVDYAEKKYGYRPKGAYPYLDASGRPFDDRNGIPAVDADSFPYTPESKGGKVPSWLNDPAMYHNRGDSTWAGESAEYGDFVGLDDLWTERPEVVDGMKRIYQKWVRDFDIDGFRIDTVKHVDLDFWTQWATALDAYARTQGREDFFMFGEVYSADPAVTAPYVTRGRLDATLDFPFQDAARAFASQGAGADRLAKVFAEDHRYTTDKANAYEQVTFLGNHDMGRIGAFLKQDHPDAADAELLDRARLANELMFLSRGNPVVYYGDEQGFTGPGGDKDARQTLFASKTADYLDDDQIGTARTHASDAYDPNHPVYKSIAELSRLTKAHPALRDGVQQERYAEGSVYAFSRTDAAEERTEYVVAANSATTPKTVTFPVGSQDFRVLYGGQGAVAAEDGRITVTVPALSSLVLKAGRPLAAPSAAPSLTLTATPDGQVSAGVRGGGLNRVVFAAQQGDGPWKVLGSADHAPYQVSHHITAAAGTPVRYKAVVVDSAGRTASALAGTTAPPVPPAEKPVAVQRPYAVVHYQRPAGDYAGWTLKADGKEAAFTGRDAYGAFAWVPVAEGASSVAYTVEKDGTADGPQRSISLGRTGQVWITQGAAGQADSAPDGAYPPQDKGKAVVHYNRPDGDYDGWGLHTWTGAAQPTDWSKPLMPVRVDAYGAVYEVPLSPGATSLSYILHKGDQKDLPTDQSLDLATYGNEVWLLAGKPGYLLPQTGGTPSLDLGKAEAQWIDRNTVVWKVKATDATSQQLVYAADGGITVTDGALSAEGRWLRLNPGALTDAQKAKFPHLEDYPAFTVDPRDADRVRGSLRGQLIATQRAANGALLAATGVQTAGVLDDLYAAKATKAALGPVFRAGRPTLSLWAPTARSVALELDGKTVPMRRDDASGVWSVTGPATWTGKPYRYAVKVWAPSVQKLVTNRVTDPYSTALTTDSARSLVVDLADARLAPPGWQKLAKPAAVPLRDAQIQELHIRDFSLADPTAKADHRGTYLAFTDPDSKGSRHLKALAASGTSYVHLLPAFDIGTVPEKKSDQSAPACDLKVYAPDSEEQQACVAAAAAKDAYNWGYDPLHYTVPEGSYATDPEGTQRTVEFRRMVQALNGSGLRTVMDVVYNHTVAAGQSDKSVLDKIVPGYYQRLQADGSVATSTCCANTAPENAMMGKLVVDSVVTWAKEYKVDGFRFDLMGHHPKANILAVRAALDALTVEKDGVDGRAIVLYGEGWNFGEIADDARFVQATQKNMAGTGVATFSDRARDAVRGGGPFDEDPGVQGFASGLFTDPNTSRANGTPAEQKARLLHYQDLIKVGLTGNLASYSFTDTSGRTVKGSQVDYNGAAAGYADAPGDALAYADAHDNETLYDALAFKLPADTSPADRARMQVLAMATATLSQGPALSQAGSDLLRSKSLDRNSYDSGDWFNAVHWDCREGNGFGRGLPPAADNTSKWGYARPLLVNPALTVGCAQIDGASAAYRDLQRIRTTEPVFSLATAGRVQDSLSFPLSGPEETPGVITMRLGDLVVVFNATPDRQAQRVAALADKSYALHPVQASGADATVKSASYEAGSGTFTVPARTVAVFTAR, translated from the coding sequence GTGATACGCAAGAGAACGGCGGCCGTCGTGGCCACCGCCCTGTGCGCGGCCCTCGTACCGGCCCTGCCCGCGACAGCGAAGGCACCCCCACCCCCGCCCTCCGACAAGACGCTCGCCGCGCAGCCCGCCCGTCACGACCTCACCCGCGAGCAGTTCTACTTCGTGCTGCCGGACCGGTTCGCGAACGGGGACGCGGCCAACGACCGCGGCGGGCTCACCGGGACCCGGCTCGAGACCGGGTTCGACCCCGCCGACAAGGGGTTCTACCAGGGCGGCGACCTCAAGGGGCTGACGCAGAAGCTGGATTACATCAAGGGCCTCGGCACCACCGCCATCTGGATGGCGCCGATCTTCAAGAACCGGCCCGTCCAGGGCACCGGCAAGGACGCCTCCGCCGGGTACCACGGGTACTGGATCACCGACTTCACCCAGGTCGACCCGCACTTCGGCACCAACGCCGACCTCGAGAAGCTGATCGACGCCGCCCACGCCAAGGGCATGAAGGTCTTCTTCGACGTCATCACCAACCACACCGCCGACACCGTCGACTACGCCGAGAAGAAGTACGGCTACCGCCCCAAGGGCGCCTACCCGTACCTCGACGCCTCCGGCCGGCCCTTCGACGACCGGAACGGGATCCCGGCCGTCGACGCGGACTCGTTCCCGTACACGCCGGAGAGCAAGGGCGGCAAGGTCCCGTCCTGGCTCAACGACCCGGCCATGTACCACAACCGCGGCGACTCCACCTGGGCCGGCGAGTCCGCCGAGTACGGCGACTTCGTCGGACTCGACGACCTGTGGACCGAGCGTCCCGAGGTCGTCGACGGCATGAAGCGGATCTACCAGAAGTGGGTCCGTGACTTCGACATCGACGGCTTCCGCATCGACACCGTCAAGCACGTCGACCTCGACTTCTGGACCCAGTGGGCCACTGCCCTCGACGCCTACGCCAGGACGCAGGGCCGCGAGGACTTCTTCATGTTCGGCGAGGTGTACTCCGCCGACCCCGCCGTCACTGCCCCGTACGTCACCCGCGGCCGGCTCGACGCCACCCTCGACTTCCCCTTCCAGGACGCCGCCCGCGCCTTCGCCTCGCAGGGCGCCGGCGCCGACCGGCTCGCCAAGGTCTTCGCCGAGGACCACCGGTACACCACCGACAAGGCCAACGCCTACGAGCAGGTGACCTTCCTCGGCAACCACGACATGGGCCGCATCGGCGCGTTCCTGAAGCAGGACCACCCGGACGCCGCCGACGCCGAACTCCTGGACCGCGCCCGGCTCGCCAACGAGCTGATGTTCCTCTCCCGCGGCAACCCCGTCGTCTACTACGGCGACGAGCAGGGCTTCACCGGCCCCGGCGGCGACAAGGACGCCCGCCAGACCCTCTTCGCCTCGAAGACCGCGGACTACCTCGACGACGACCAGATCGGCACCGCCCGCACCCACGCCTCCGACGCGTACGACCCGAACCACCCGGTCTACAAGTCGATCGCCGAGCTGTCGCGGCTCACCAAGGCGCACCCGGCCCTGCGCGACGGCGTCCAGCAGGAGCGGTACGCCGAGGGCTCCGTCTACGCCTTCTCCCGTACGGACGCGGCCGAGGAGCGGACCGAGTACGTCGTCGCCGCCAACAGCGCGACCACGCCGAAGACCGTCACCTTCCCCGTCGGCTCCCAGGACTTCCGCGTCCTGTACGGCGGCCAGGGCGCCGTCGCCGCCGAGGACGGCCGGATCACCGTCACCGTCCCGGCGCTCTCCTCGCTCGTCCTGAAGGCCGGCCGGCCGCTCGCGGCGCCCTCTGCCGCGCCCTCGCTCACCCTGACGGCGACCCCGGACGGCCAGGTCTCCGCGGGCGTCCGGGGCGGCGGCCTCAACCGCGTCGTCTTCGCCGCCCAGCAGGGCGACGGCCCCTGGAAGGTCCTCGGCTCCGCCGACCACGCCCCGTACCAGGTGAGCCACCACATCACCGCCGCCGCCGGAACGCCCGTGCGCTACAAGGCCGTCGTCGTCGACAGTGCCGGCCGCACCGCGAGCGCCCTCGCCGGGACCACGGCCCCGCCCGTCCCGCCCGCCGAGAAGCCGGTGGCCGTCCAGCGCCCGTACGCCGTGGTGCACTACCAGCGCCCCGCAGGGGACTACGCCGGCTGGACGCTGAAGGCCGACGGCAAGGAGGCCGCGTTCACCGGCCGGGACGCCTACGGCGCGTTCGCCTGGGTGCCCGTCGCCGAAGGCGCGTCGAGCGTCGCGTACACCGTCGAGAAGGACGGGACCGCCGACGGCCCGCAGCGAAGCATCAGCCTCGGCCGCACCGGCCAGGTCTGGATCACGCAGGGCGCCGCCGGCCAGGCGGACTCCGCGCCGGACGGCGCGTACCCGCCGCAGGACAAGGGCAAGGCCGTCGTCCACTACAACCGGCCCGACGGCGACTACGACGGCTGGGGTCTGCACACCTGGACCGGCGCCGCCCAGCCCACCGACTGGTCCAAGCCCCTCATGCCGGTACGCGTCGACGCGTACGGCGCCGTCTACGAGGTGCCGCTCTCCCCGGGCGCGACGTCCCTCTCGTACATCCTGCACAAGGGCGACCAGAAGGACCTGCCCACCGACCAGTCCCTCGACCTCGCCACCTACGGCAACGAGGTCTGGCTGCTCGCCGGAAAGCCCGGGTACCTGCTCCCGCAGACCGGCGGCACGCCGAGCCTCGACCTCGGCAAGGCCGAGGCGCAGTGGATCGACCGGAACACGGTCGTCTGGAAGGTCAAGGCCACCGACGCCACCAGCCAGCAGCTCGTGTACGCGGCCGACGGCGGCATCACCGTCACCGACGGGGCCCTCAGCGCCGAGGGCCGGTGGCTGCGCCTGAACCCGGGCGCCCTCACCGACGCGCAGAAGGCGAAGTTCCCGCACCTCGAGGACTACCCGGCGTTCACCGTCGACCCGCGCGACGCCGACCGCGTCCGCGGCTCGCTGCGCGGGCAGCTGATCGCCACCCAGCGCGCCGCCAACGGCGCCCTGCTCGCCGCGACCGGCGTGCAGACCGCGGGCGTGCTCGACGACCTGTACGCGGCGAAGGCGACCAAGGCCGCCCTCGGCCCGGTCTTCCGCGCAGGCCGCCCCACGCTGTCCCTGTGGGCGCCGACCGCGCGGTCCGTCGCCCTCGAACTCGACGGGAAGACCGTCCCGATGCGCCGCGACGACGCCTCCGGCGTCTGGTCGGTCACCGGCCCGGCCACCTGGACCGGCAAGCCGTACCGGTACGCGGTGAAGGTCTGGGCGCCCAGCGTCCAGAAGCTCGTCACCAACAGGGTCACCGACCCGTACTCCACCGCCCTGACCACCGACTCGGCCCGCAGCCTGGTCGTCGACCTCGCCGACGCCCGGCTCGCGCCGCCCGGCTGGCAGAAGCTGGCCAAGCCGGCCGCCGTACCGCTGCGCGACGCGCAGATCCAGGAGCTGCACATCCGCGACTTCTCCCTCGCGGACCCGACGGCGAAGGCCGACCACCGCGGCACCTACCTCGCCTTCACCGACCCCGACAGCAAGGGCTCCCGGCACCTGAAGGCGCTGGCCGCCTCCGGCACCTCGTACGTCCACCTGCTCCCGGCCTTCGACATCGGCACCGTCCCCGAGAAGAAGTCCGACCAGTCCGCCCCCGCCTGCGACCTGAAGGTGTACGCGCCCGACTCCGAGGAGCAGCAGGCCTGCGTGGCCGCCGCCGCGGCGAAGGACGCGTACAACTGGGGCTACGACCCGCTGCACTACACCGTGCCGGAGGGCTCGTACGCCACCGACCCCGAGGGCACGCAGCGCACCGTCGAGTTCCGGCGGATGGTGCAGGCGCTCAACGGCAGCGGCCTGCGCACGGTGATGGACGTGGTCTACAACCACACCGTCGCCGCCGGCCAGTCGGACAAGTCCGTCCTCGACAAGATCGTGCCCGGCTACTACCAGCGGCTCCAGGCCGACGGCTCCGTCGCGACCTCCACCTGCTGCGCCAACACCGCGCCCGAGAACGCCATGATGGGCAAGCTCGTCGTGGACTCGGTCGTCACCTGGGCGAAGGAGTACAAGGTCGACGGCTTCCGCTTCGACCTCATGGGCCACCACCCGAAGGCGAACATCCTCGCCGTCCGCGCGGCTCTCGACGCGCTGACCGTCGAGAAGGACGGCGTCGACGGCAGGGCGATCGTCCTGTACGGCGAGGGCTGGAACTTCGGCGAGATCGCCGACGACGCCCGGTTCGTCCAGGCCACCCAGAAGAACATGGCCGGGACCGGCGTCGCGACCTTCTCCGACCGGGCCCGCGACGCGGTCCGCGGCGGCGGGCCCTTCGACGAGGACCCGGGCGTCCAGGGATTCGCCTCCGGCCTCTTCACCGACCCCAACACGTCCAGGGCCAACGGAACTCCGGCCGAGCAGAAGGCCCGGCTGCTCCACTACCAGGACCTGATCAAGGTCGGACTGACCGGCAACCTGGCGTCCTACTCCTTCACGGACACCTCGGGCCGCACGGTCAAGGGCTCCCAGGTCGACTACAACGGCGCTGCGGCCGGGTACGCCGACGCGCCCGGCGACGCCCTCGCGTACGCCGACGCGCACGACAACGAGACCCTGTACGACGCGCTCGCCTTCAAGCTCCCGGCGGACACGTCCCCGGCCGACCGGGCCAGGATGCAGGTCCTCGCCATGGCCACCGCGACCCTCTCGCAGGGCCCGGCGCTCTCCCAGGCGGGCTCCGACCTGCTCCGCTCCAAGTCGCTCGACCGGAACTCGTACGACAGCGGTGACTGGTTCAACGCGGTCCACTGGGACTGCCGGGAGGGCAACGGCTTCGGCCGCGGGCTGCCGCCGGCCGCCGACAACACGTCCAAGTGGGGGTACGCGAGGCCGCTCCTGGTGAACCCGGCCCTCACCGTCGGCTGCGCGCAGATCGACGGGGCCTCGGCCGCGTACCGGGACCTCCAGCGGATCCGCACCACCGAGCCGGTCTTCTCGCTCGCCACCGCCGGCCGGGTCCAGGACTCCCTGTCCTTCCCGCTGTCCGGCCCGGAGGAGACCCCCGGCGTGATCACCATGCGCCTCGGTGACCTGGTGGTGGTCTTCAACGCCACCCCGGACCGGCAGGCCCAGCGGGTCGCCGCCCTGGCCGACAAGAGCTACGCCCTTCACCCGGTCCAGGCGTCCGGCGCCGACGCCACGGTGAAGTCCGCCTCGTACGAGGCGGGTTCGGGCACCTTCACGGTCCCGGCCCGGACGGTCGCGGTGTTCACCGCACGCTGA
- a CDS encoding GNAT family N-acetyltransferase: protein MTTQVTFRQADERDLDLLVGLYEGAARWMARSGSVQWRPGGRGAEYFRGRISEREVWLAYAAEGGPLVGSYELWWDDEPAWGPQPPVAGYVHGLMIDRDTAPAGTGATLLADAEARITAGGRGLARLDCLARVERLRSYYEKAGYRVVGENTGKPQPDGSHNRFTLMEKSL, encoded by the coding sequence ATGACGACACAAGTGACCTTCCGGCAGGCGGACGAGCGCGATCTGGACCTTTTGGTGGGGCTGTACGAAGGAGCGGCGCGCTGGATGGCGCGGTCCGGTTCCGTCCAGTGGCGGCCCGGCGGCCGGGGCGCGGAGTACTTCCGCGGCCGGATCTCCGAGCGCGAGGTCTGGCTGGCGTACGCGGCGGAAGGCGGCCCGCTGGTCGGCTCGTACGAGCTGTGGTGGGACGACGAACCGGCCTGGGGCCCGCAGCCGCCCGTCGCCGGGTACGTGCACGGGCTGATGATCGACCGGGACACGGCACCCGCGGGCACGGGGGCCACGCTCCTCGCGGACGCGGAGGCGCGGATCACGGCCGGGGGGCGCGGGCTCGCCCGGCTCGACTGCCTGGCGCGCGTCGAGCGGCTGCGGTCCTACTACGAGAAGGCGGGCTACCGGGTCGTCGGCGAGAACACGGGCAAGCCCCAGCCCGACGGGTCCCACAACCGGTTCACGCTGATGGAGAAGTCCCTCTGA
- a CDS encoding 5-carboxymethyl-2-hydroxymuconate Delta-isomerase yields MPQITVDYSAPLDRRGFALALHPIVVATVDATTDSCKTRFREIEESVCGDGSTDDVVVHVDIALLPGRTGEAKARLAEAVLDLLPRHLKQSDGVRISAEVRDLDPSYRNR; encoded by the coding sequence ATGCCGCAGATCACCGTCGACTACTCCGCGCCCCTCGACCGGCGCGGCTTCGCGCTCGCGCTGCACCCGATCGTCGTGGCGACGGTCGACGCCACGACCGACAGCTGCAAGACCCGGTTCCGCGAGATCGAGGAGAGCGTCTGCGGCGACGGCTCCACCGACGACGTGGTCGTGCACGTCGACATCGCGTTGCTCCCGGGCCGGACCGGGGAGGCCAAGGCGCGGCTCGCCGAGGCGGTGCTCGACCTGCTGCCGCGCCACCTCAAGCAGAGCGACGGGGTGAGGATCTCCGCCGAGGTGCGCGACCTCGACCCGTCCTACCGCAACCGCTGA
- a CDS encoding TetR/AcrR family transcriptional regulator translates to MTTGVRRRMGVEERRQQLIGVALELFSHRSPDEVSIDEIAAAAGISRPLVYHYFPGKQSLYEAALRRAADELAGRFLEPPQGPLGARLLRVMGRFFDFVDEHGPGFAALMRGGPAVGSSTTNAMIDEVRQAAYEQILAHLEVGKPSARLEMVVRSWVSLAESTALLWLDGRRIPRAELELQLVHDFAALAAVSAAYDDGMADLVVRMLADEPADGPFGDLVGRLLDLAPRVPAQRLR, encoded by the coding sequence CGAGGAGCGCAGACAGCAACTCATCGGGGTGGCGCTGGAACTGTTCAGCCACCGCTCCCCCGACGAGGTCTCCATCGACGAGATCGCAGCCGCCGCGGGCATCTCGCGGCCGCTCGTCTACCACTACTTCCCGGGCAAGCAGAGCCTGTACGAGGCGGCCCTGCGACGGGCGGCCGACGAGCTGGCGGGCCGCTTCCTGGAGCCCCCGCAGGGGCCGTTGGGGGCCCGGCTGCTGCGGGTGATGGGCCGGTTCTTCGACTTCGTCGACGAGCACGGCCCGGGTTTCGCCGCGCTGATGCGCGGCGGTCCGGCGGTCGGCTCCTCCACCACGAACGCGATGATCGACGAGGTGCGGCAGGCCGCGTACGAGCAGATCCTGGCCCACCTGGAGGTCGGGAAGCCGTCCGCCCGGCTCGAGATGGTGGTCCGCTCCTGGGTCTCGCTCGCCGAGTCCACCGCGCTGCTGTGGCTGGACGGGCGCCGCATACCGCGCGCCGAGCTGGAGTTGCAGCTGGTGCACGACTTCGCGGCGCTGGCCGCGGTGAGCGCCGCGTACGACGACGGGATGGCGGATCTCGTCGTCCGCATGCTCGCGGACGAGCCCGCCGACGGGCCGTTCGGCGACCTGGTCGGCCGGCTCCTGGACCTCGCCCCGCGGGTGCCCGCTCAGCGGTTGCGGTAG